The following nucleotide sequence is from Lysobacter panacisoli.
AGAGAGGCGTCCCTGCGACACCCCGGCCGGACTCGCATTCGGCCGCAGTCAGAATCGTTGTCCCACGCTGGTCGACCCATCGGACGAATCCGAAAGCGCGCGGACCGTTGGTCGGGAAGCGTGCGCGCGCACTGTCGTGCGCATCGCGATGCACGCAGGCTGGGCTCGGCTCGCGTCGACGGGAGGCCGCATGGCATCGATCCAGCAGGACATCGAGGTGGACGCGCCGCTTGCGCAGGTGTGGGACGCGCTCGCCGACGTCGGCCGCATCCACGAACGGCTCGTTCCGGGCTTCGTCGCCGAGTGCCGGATGGAAGGCCGCGTGCGCGTGGTGACGTTCGGCGACGGCACGGTCATTCACGAACCCATCCTCGACATCGACGCGTCGCGCCATCGCGTCGCGTGGTCGGCTGGCGAGCCGTTCCAGCACTACAACGCCTCGGTGCAGGCGCTGGATGTCGGGCCGGATCGCACGCGCATCGTCTGGATCGCCGACCTGCTGCCCGACGAACTGGGCGGGCGGGTCGCGGAGATGATCGGCCAGGGCCTCGCGGTGATGAAGCGGACGCTGGAGCGTGCGACGAGAGGGTGACGCCGCGCGCGCTACCCTGCGGCCTTCGCAAGCGAGCGGAGCCGGCATGGGCAGCGACG
It contains:
- a CDS encoding SRPBCC family protein, producing the protein MASIQQDIEVDAPLAQVWDALADVGRIHERLVPGFVAECRMEGRVRVVTFGDGTVIHEPILDIDASRHRVAWSAGEPFQHYNASVQALDVGPDRTRIVWIADLLPDELGGRVAEMIGQGLAVMKRTLERATRG